CGGCTCCGGGCGCGAGCGAGTTTTCTTTCGCTCGTGGGGAGCGTGCCCGGGGTTCGCCGCATGGCCGGGACTCCGGGCGGTGTTTCTCGGGGCGCCCCCGGGATTTGTTACCTTCTTGGCTCCCTGCTGGCCGGACTGCTCGCCCCGCGGGCTGTCGCCTTCAATCTGGACGTGATGGGCGCCCTGCGCAAGGAGGGCGAGCCGGGTAGCCTCTTCGGCTTCTCGGTGGCTCTGCACCGGCAGTTGCAGCCCCGACCCCAGAGCTGGTGAGTCACCGCACCCGCCCAGAGTACCCGTGCCCGAACCACAGATTTCCCCCCAACCCCTCATCCCATCTCTCAGTCTTCCAAACCCACGACGACTCAGGCTATGCCCAGCTATCCCATACTTCAGCCTTGCCTTATCTGTCTTGACGTACCCTCAGGGCCTGAGACCCGGGGTCTTGCTTTGGGGAGAAGTTGGAGAGTGAGGTTCTTGCCTTGGCAGGTTTCCCCCAACTTGCGTCCTTGCTTCAGTCCCAGGGTCTGTGACTCCCCTCCTTTAGAGGGCTGGATTCCCTCAGGAAGGGGGACTGGACATCTTGTCTCTGCttagggcaggaggagagggaaaggacagAGAGGTTGAAGACACCATGGGATGGAGGGTAGACTCCAGAAATAACTTCCCGTCAGAGCATTGCCATGGGGTGGAATGAAGACAGTAGGACACTGGAGGCCAGGAGAGCCCTGCCATTTAATTCTGTGGCTCGAGACCACGGGAAGGTTGGAAGAGGACCTGGGAGGGTATGGCAACCTGTACTAGATGGTTTGATGATAGATTGGCAGGAAACAGAGCCCCAAAAGTTGTAGCAGCGgcagcccagcagcagcagcagcagcagcagcagcagcagcagcaagagagagagacatccaggaGGGATGCTGGCCAGGttgttccccttcctccacctcagGAAATTTCCAGGTCTAGGAATCTCAGCAGtggggggaagcagggaggagtgAGGGTCAGAGGATAATTCTAGTTATTTTCTAATCAGCTCAGGACTCTTGGGAGATGGACACATATGTGTGGGGTCTGTGTCTGTCATGTTTCCTGTGCTATTGGCTCCAGCTACATGTatgattttaaagagagagacaagGGGAAGAAAgcttcccaccccctcctgccaGGGGGCTTTTCTTTCCTAGGCTGGTGCCTAAGCCACACTAAGTGTCCATTACTGGGATCAATGCCGTCCACTGGGATTGTCTTCTCCCCGATACTATTGGCTTGGGGGCAGAGGGTAGGGACAGGAGCTTatttctcttcccctgcttgaggaggaggggctggctctaatcttttttcttccattatccCTGTCATCAGGGAGCATGGTCAGTGGTCCCACAAACTTTGGGAGAGATAGAAAGCAACTGACTTCATCTCTTTTTCAGCCTTCTATCCGCTTCCTACctcatctctgtctccctccctcccttcttcccccatcTGCCAGAGTTCCAGGACTGGAGGCCTTTTTAGGACATGCTGAACTCTCTGAGCTATTTCCAGGCAAATTCTAGGTTATTTTTAATAGCTTGGTCTCTTGTtatttccccctcctctctgaaggtGGCCCCTGATTCAGTCTCCCAGAGCCAAGCTCGGGGCCTTCCTGGAGGAGCCCGACTGCCTAACCCTGCTTTAGCTTTCGCAAGGGGTGCTCTGCTGCCTGGTGGCACGTGAGAGACCAGGTCCTTGCTCAGTCCCTAGCTTTTGAGTTGCAGGTCGCCTTCACCAGCATCCACTGATGGAAAGGCCTCACCTGTTTTGATGTCTTTCACTTTTGCCCCTGGAGGAGTCTTTGAAGTCTAACCTTCTTTGTCCTGTGGCTTCAGGTTCATTTATATCTTTCAACTGTAAAACGGGGTTAAACAGTAGTACTACCAGAGGGAGTTGTTGTGGGGTTGAAGAATTCTTAGTATATATAAAACCTTTAGAATAGTGCAAGGCTCAGAGGGAGTGCTATGAAAGTGTTAGCGCTGTTATTCCTGTAGCGTGCTCCACAGAGCTAGAGAAGAGCTTTAGTGCCTTCCTCAAGCCTGGACCCAAAGGCTTGGCTAGATCACCCTGGTTGAGTCAGCCTTCGGGCCAAGCACCCTCCCCAGAGGGCCACCCAGATTGAGAGTCCGGGAGGGCAGGCCTCGGGTGAGAGCCCGGGAGTGTGTGCAGAATTGAGAGGTGTGGTGGTAGGGGGCTACTCCTTTGCTTCCACTTAGTCAGGCTCCCAGGGagtccctctgcccccaactgcCAACATGTTCTTGCTTTTGCCTGCAGTGGCGGTAGCTGTGGCTCCTGTTCCGCCCAGACGCCTGGCGTGGCTGGGGACGGTGGGATGAAGCCAGAAAAGTgtgtggctggggcagaggtggagggactGGAGAGGCTGCGTGTGGGAACTCTTGTTCCAGGAAGGGTGGGCTGGTCCGTTCTCCACTGAGAGTGAGGCTGGCCATACGTACGCGCACCAGCTTCTTTCCTCCACGTGGACCCCTTCCCTCCCCGTTCCCCCTACTCTGGACCTCTAGGGGAGATGTGAGCACTGGACACTGATATTAGCTTCTCCTGGTGCTTAGCTGTGTGGTGACCTGCTGAGACACTGGTAAGAGACCCCAGTCCTCCAGGAGACGGCCGTCTCTGAgtttggaggtggggggatgCTGCGGACTTGTCTGAAGGTTGGCCATCCCACCTGGTTTCCTTTTCTGGGTGGGGtatcctcccctccctttcctcctgttctttttCTGGAGGGCTCTGTCTCAGCGTTCTGGAGACAGCCAGTCGTCGGTATGGTGGAAAACGCATGGGTTTTGGAATTAGGCGGGTGTGGATTTGAATTCCAGCATCCTACTTAATGTGTCTCAGTGAGTTTCCTcatccaaaagacaagaaaagaatccTCACATAGGATTGTCGTGAAGCTTAAACGAGAGAAGGCTTGTGAGTTGCCTAGCCCGATATCTGGAGCAGGCCGACGTTCGTTCCTCACGTCCCTGGCATCTAGCTTAGGGCCTGACCCGTCGTAGGTGCAGAATAATAATATTACGTCCTTGTCTCACGAGTGCCGGCCACAGGCCGAGGCAGATGATAGGTTCTCAGCACATAGTTGCTAATGAATGCCAAACGCATGCCCTcttccttgcccctccccacccgctcCTCTCTCTGGACACTGGCTCTGACGCGGGATGACAGCTGCTAAGAGACCAGAGCTGTGGGAAGGGAGAGTGGCTccgtgccctcccctccccctcagaaCTGGCACAGTGCCCCATCGATGCCTGTCTGCAATATTGCCTGACACAACTTCGAGCCTTGTCCCCCAGCAACGGAGAGGGAGGCAAAGAGTGTGGGACAGAAGCCTTGAGGTTTGCCCTGCTTGCGCTCCTGAGTCTTTCCTTCTGCGAAGAGAGATCCTCGTAGTCAGCTGGGTGCCAGTCACCTCACCTTACCCCTTCCTTCACTCCTGGCCCGGAGATCAGCCCCAGGGGACCCAGGCAGCCTCCATTCCCAGCACAGTCCTTCCCTGGGGAAGAAGCCTTGGCTGTGATCATGGAAAATTGTCCTGCCAAGAAAGTTGTAGCTGGGAAAGTGTCTGAGGGGGAGgtaggagagaggagagggtgggggcagggacggTGGGAGGAATGGGGAAAATCATggatgtggggaggagagggaaccaTGGGGAAGGGGATTCAGGGTATGGGCAGAAAATGGGGGCAAGATTGGGGACAGATGAGAAACTTGCCCTACCTCCATGCCAGCTAGAGTGACTGATAGAATCCCGGGCTGGCAGTGTTGTGGGGGATGGGGTCTCTGATGGGTCCCTGATGAAGGGTTGGGGGACAGGCCCATATCTAGCCCCTTGCCAGGCCTCTGAAGCTGGTCCCTGGGCCACCTCGTGGTGCCAGTCTGGGCCCCTGTTACTTTGGCTCTCAGCATTCTTGGCATTTCTGGGAGGGTTCCAACTGGACCGGGTttgaggaggagggcagagcttGGGGATGGGGCCAGGAAGTGGGTAGGGAAAGCCTGGTCAGGAACAGGTGCTGGGAACAGGCGGTTCTTTCAAACCAGCTACGCTGGCCAGGCCGCTTGGTTTGGCGTGCtagcgcacatgtgtgtgtgtgtgtgcgtgtgcgtgtctACGGTGCATGTGGATAGTATGTGCACATGTAATGTAACGCTTGCACGGCCGAGTCGCCAGGTCTCGGGGAAACTGACTCCCGGCCGTCCTCCTAAGTTCTTCGACATCCGCTTGGTTCTGAGGGGTCAGGTCTGGGCAGTGCTGGGGAGGCACAGCGCTCTGGCTGCTAACTCTTGCCCCTGCCCGCTGTGCAGGCTGCTGGTGGGAGCTCCGCAggccctggctctgcctgggCAGCAGGCGAATCGCACCGGAGGCCTCTTCGCTTGCCCCCTAAGCCTGGAAGAGACTGACTGCTACAGAGTGGACATTGACCACGGAGGTGTGGACCCCTGCAGGGTCGGGGGGGGGTATGGCACAGGACGGGGAGGAGAGGActcggcctcctcttccctctcctcattCCCACTGTCCTGCCTCCAGCTGATGTGCAGAAGGAGAGCAAGGAGAACCAGTGGTTGGGAGTCAGTGTTCGGAGCCAGGGACCCGGGGGCAAGATTGTCGTGAGTACCACTTCTTGTGACTGTATGCAAGGTGGGTGCCAGTGTGCACGTGTCTGtggtgtgtgcacgcgcacaggCGTGCTTACAGAACACAGGTGGGCGTGTGTGGTATGATGGCCTGATACCCAGGATCAAAGGTATAAGACGTGGTGCCTGTCCTCATAAATTTAAAACCATCTAAGCATCCATCTGTCCATTTGTGACTCTTACTGAGAACCTTTAAAGCGTCAGGCATTGTGCTGGTTACTGAGAGAGGAAACGTAAAGACGGAAAAGCCCCGTCCGTGGCTCAAGAAGCCTGCCGCAGTGTTCTGGAGACTCTCgttctctgtttttctgtgtctgtttccctCTGTATCATCATGAACACGTGCAAACACAACTAATAATCTGAGTCACCGTGGGGCAGAATATggttaatgtttttctttaatttttgaaatttttatttatttgagagagagagagatagtgagagagagagagcatgagcagggtggagggggagcagtctccccgctgagcagggagcctgatgcgggactcgatctcacaaccccgaggtcatgacctgagccgaaggcagacgctgaacccactgagccacccaggcgccccaggatgtgATTAATGTTAGTGAGCGGTACCGTCCCCAGTATGTGAAAGTCCCAAGGAGGCGTGGAGAGAAGACTCCTGCCGGGGTAGTGGAGGTAGAGCTCAGCCAGCCTGTCAAGAAGAAACAATGCTGCTGGAGTGGAGAGGGGAGGAAGTTCCTCACAGGCAAAGTGGTGGCACTTGCAGAGGTCCAGAGACAGGACGAGCTTGGCACGTCGGGGACGGGCACATAGGGCGTCCTGCGTGCTGGGGCCTGGGTGCCCGAGCAGACTGTGGAGCAAGGCTTCTTCCTGCCAGCGCAAGGGAGTGAGTGCAGGTGGGACTGGTGTGTGGATGTTGCCTCACACCGGGCTGGGTGGTGGTGCCgtgatgtgtgtgtctgtgtgcttgCCACACGTCTGCTTGTGGGCTGCGTGGCTCCAGCCGTGACCGGCCCACACGGGGGATGACCCCGTGTCGTTTCCTCCCGCAGACCTGCGCGCACCGGTACGAGGCTCGGCAGCGAGTAGACCAGATCCTGGAGACCAGGGATGTGATTGGTCGCTGCTTTGTGCTAAGCCAAGACCTGGCCATCCGTGATGAGCTGGATGGTGGGGAGTGGAAGTTCTGTGAGGGGCGCCCTCAGGGCCATGAACAGTTTGGGTTCTGCCAGCAGGGCACGGCTGCTGCCTTCTCCCCCGACAGCCACTACCTCCTCTTTGGGGCCCCGGGAACCTACAACTGGAAGGGTGAGTCACTCCtcggggaggggagaagggaaccGAAATGTCCTCTACCCTCAGAGATGGGATTGGGGCAGCACGTGGCCAAGCATGCCCACACGTTCCCTGCCATGTCGCCCGGGGCACCGCCACGTCTTCCACCCCCATCATGCCAGCCACGCACACAAATGGGGGTGTCCCCTCTCCTTCGAATGGCGGAGTGTTCCCCACCATGCTGGCATGAGCCCCCACACGCACGGCTGTTCCGCTCGCTCCAACACTTCAGCCCCACCTCATCACTCCCATTCCCGTCTCCGCACGCTGCCACTGGCTGCGCTGACACTCGGTGAGTGGGGTGGCGAGCCTGTGGGCCCGGAAGCttgggctggggaaggggtagaAGTAGGGCTGCAAAGGAGAGGAGGGGCTTCCCTGTTTGCCTGTCTCACCGGCATCTGGCCTGAGGGTGGTCCTCGCTCCCTGCCCCGGGCACTAACAGGTCTGTCCTTGCAGGCACCGCCAGGGTGGAGCTCTGTGCGCAGGGCTCAGCGGACCTGGCACACCTGGACGACGGGCCCTACGAGGCGGGGGGTGAGAAGGAGCAGGACCCCCGCCTCATCCCGGTCCCTGCCAACAGCTACTTTGGTAGGGACCCCTCCCTGGCCCGGAGCTGCTCTaaccctctgctcctttctcttgTCCTCCCTCTCCATGCCCCCacccttctgtctctgtctctgtctctgtctctggctctggctctggctctggctctggctctcaccctttctctctctgtcttcctgtctctGATTCTTATCTCTCtggtctctttgtctctctcatattctttctctccctcttcctcttctaccTCCTCCTTCTTGCCTTTATGTTTGGCTCTGTCTCCCCACTCTGTGGCCCCTCCTCTGGATGTCCCTTCCCTGGTgtctccccccacctgccccccgcAGGGTTGCTCTTTGTGACCAACATTGATAGCTCAGACCCTGACCAGCTGGTGTATAAAACTTTGGACCCCGCTGACCGGCTCCCAGGACCAGCCGGAGACTTGGCCCTGAATAGCTACTTAGGTTTGTAAGCTCCCACCATGTccccctgggccctgggggctTGGCTtggcctcccctcctctcctgccctgccctcacCAACACACACCCAGGGAAATACACATAGGGCCCAAATTTCAAAGAAGATGAAGATGCCCCGAGGGGGATGGCCTAGGGGGCTGTGAGCGGGATTCTCCATGGAGGAAGAACCAGGTGGGCTGAGACTGTACTGGGAAAGAAGGAGGGTAGAGCTCTAGTGGGACTTTCTTTGAGGGATGGATGGTGGGCACATGCCAGAGAAAAGTCTGTCCTTGTTGGTAAGTCCCTCTCATTGTCTTGTTTGTAACCCTCTGTGAAGGGGGAGGAAGCCAGGCCTGGGAGATGTTTGGGTGAATCAagttctttcccactcccccttctctccccactatCCACACGAAGACTTCTTTTCCCTGCCAGCATGGTGGGAGTGGGGGCAAAGAAGTTGCATTAGATGGGGCTGGAGCCTCCTGGGTATGCAGAGGGGAGAGCAGCTCCCTGGGGGTCCTAGGCGTAGTGCCCTGCTCTGCTCTTGCCCAGCTGGCTGGCCTTCCTAGCcactgcctttctctttcttccccagtCCCCGAGGCTGACCTCATCGCACTTCTTGTGCCAAACTCCAGTCTCTGGGTGTGGGAGGGCTGCCAGGCCtctggagggggaggcagagcagTCCAGCTGTGGTGTGATAACTTGGAGGGCACCTGTACCTTTTGGCTCCAGACCTGTGAGGAGGGGGCAGAGTGGGAGGAGCCTGGGCACACCTTGGCTCCTGAGTCTTTCGGGGAGGGCTCATTGGAAAGTCACCCCACCCAGGTTTCTCCATTGACTCGGGGAAGGGTCTGGTGCGTGCAGAGGAGCTGAGCTTTGTGGCAGGGGCCCCCCGTGCCAACCACAAGGGTGCTGTGGTCATTCTGCGCAAAGACAGTGCCAGCCGCCTGGTGCCCGAAGTGATGCTGTCTGGGGAGCGCCTGACCTCTGGCTTTGGCTACTCACTGGCTGTGGCTGATCTCAACAATGATGGGTGAGAGTGGACACAGGGGAATGGAGCCTGAGGGAGGCTGGGCCTCTGGCATCTTTCTGACCCCcgtggctggggagggagccaCACTGACTGTTTCCCTCTCTCCGTAGCTGGACAGACCTGGTAGTGGGTGCCCCCTACTTCTTTGAGCGCCAAGAAGAGCTGGGGGGTGCCGTGTATGTGTACATGAACCAGGGGGGTCACTGGGCTGGGGTGTCCCCTCTCCGGATCTGTGGCTCTCCTGACTCCATGTTCGGGATCAGCCTGGCTGTCTTGGGGGACATCAACCAAGATGGCTTTGCAGGTGTGACTGGGAACTGGGAAGCCTCAggggaagaaggggcagaggcagggatggGGAAGTGCCTCAGAGGTCCAGGGGGAGGCCTTCTGAGGGCTCTGGGAGAGAGGCAACCTGGGTTGGCATCTGAGCTTTACCATTTACCAGCTTTGTGACTTGGGTCAAGTAAGCTTTCTGAGCTGGTAATATCTGCAGAGAGTAGCTAAGAGGCTTAAAAATGATGAGTGTAAGGTGCCTGGGACTTAGTAGCCTCtcagtaaaatagaaaacatattaTACGGAACTGAGTGACTGAGGGAAAGTTGGGGTCTGGATGACCACACCCCCCCTCGCCCCACCCTAGCCTGATTACCTTTTTCCCATACCCACAGATATTGCTGTGGGGGCTCCCTTTGATGGGgatgggaaagtctttatctacCATGGGAGCAGCCTGGGGGTTGTCATCAAACCTTCCCAGGTGAGGGGGTTCGTTGGGATGAGGTGTGGGGGCAGTGGGCGTGGGGGGAGTCAGGGGGCACAAAAGCAGAGGGCAGGGGCggagctgggggtggtggtgtgCGGAGCTGACGGTCCGGTCCCGCAGGTGCTGGAGGGTGAGGCCGTGGGCATGAAGAGCTTCGGCTACTCCCTTTCGGGCGGCCTGGATGTGGATGGGAACCGTTACCCGGACCTCCTGGTTGGCTCCCTGGATGACACCGCGGTGCTCTTTAGGTGAGCTCCTCCCTCGCCTCTGCGTCTCCCTCCCCGAGGCCAGCCCCGTTCTTTCCCTGCCTCAGAGTCTCACGCGTGTGCTCGGCTCCCCATTCCCCAGGGCCAGACCCGTCCTTCATGTCTCCCATGAGGTCTTCATTGCTCCCCGAGCCATCGACCTAGGGCAGCCTAACTGTGCTGCTGGCCACTCGGTCTGGTGAGATGGGACCCAAGGGGAGGCAGGGACATTTCAGGGTCCACTTTCCCCCATTCTCCCTTTCTCCGCCCAGtgtgggctgggccctggggcgggggcaggcgCGAGGCGTTGGCCCCTCAGCCTTGCCTGGCTCAGGAGCTACTCTTGCCCCCGCAGTGTGGACTTGAGGGTCTGTTTCAGCTATATTGCAACCCCCAGCAGCTACAGCCCTATTGTGGGTGAGTGAggtccccctcccctttcccgcTCCACTGGGTTTCAGGGTGGGTCTCTCCGAGGTGGAGAGAAGGGCATCTCAGAGACAGGGTCAGATTAGAGCAGTTCCTCAGCTCACGggctcctctcttctctccacaTGCCACAGCCCTGGATTATGTGTTAGATGGAGACACAGACAGGAGGCTCCGGGGCCAGGTCCCCCGTGTGACCTTCCTGAGCCGTGGCCCAGATGACCCCAAGCACCAGGCCTCAGGCACCGTGTGGCTGAAGCACCAGCATGACCGAGTCTGTGGAGACACCATGTTCCAGCTACAGGTGGGCCTGACCCGTTGGCCTCTGAGGGTCACTGTCATTGcatggtttcttttctttgattcCTTTCAGCTTCTTGTCCAACATGTTCACACCTCATTCTTTGATCTCAACTTTTGGGAAGCCTGTCTTATGGGCTGACCTCTTCCTCACCTGCTGCCTTCTTGTGTCTTCTACCTTCTGTGTCCAGAGTACAAGTCCTGTCCTCCCTGGAGATGGAAATGGCAGGTTCCCTTGTCACACCTGGTCCTCAAAGCCCTAGATCCTggtctcctccctcttccaccccagtcgctctccctctccctcactctggtctctacctctctctcttcatctcctcAAGCTTCTTGCCGGGTTTCAGAATCTGTCCTAGGTCTTTCTGGGGCCTGAGGATTGTTCTAGTATCCATGTCCATCTTTCCTCTTCCCAGGAGAATGTCAAAGACAAGCTTCGGCCCATTGTGGTGACCCTGTCCTACACTCTCCAGACCCCACGGCTCCGGCGACAGGCTCCTGGCCAGGGGCTGCCCCCTGTGGCCCCCATCCTCAACGCTCACCAGCCCAGCACCCAGCGGACAGAGGCGAGTGCAGATCCTGGTTTAGCTCAGGAGAAGGAGCTGGAAGGAGTAACGATCATCAGCTCTCACAGTGACAAGCGTTCATAGCCTCCAAAACTCACACGCTACCGCAGCAGTTCCTCATGTCTCCAGGTGCTGTGACAAGTAGACCACAAAATGGAAAGTGGCTCAAGCGATCCTGTGTTCCTAGAGGGGACACTGGCCCTCCATTCCACGCATTCATTCAGGAGCCCCAGCTGATGGGGTCTGCCATCTTGAGATGGGGCCTCCCTCCCTGTCAGCTGGAAGGGGGGCATGAAGCTCCTTGTATGGCTCTCCCGGTGGGTCTGGAAGCGatgcccttcccttctcttcacaTTCTAAATCCGGAATTGGTTACAGCaaggggggctggggaggtgtGGTCTCGCTGCGGGCTGGCCTGCTGGCCTCAACCTCAGCCTCTTGGCTTGCTCGTTTTACTGAGGAGGACGTGGCTCAGGGGGGTTCAGGGACCAGCTCAGTATCACGCAGCGGATCAGCAGCAGATCTGAGAGTTGAACCCACGTTGCTTAATCTTGTGATCCTCTGCCCGACTGTGCGCCTCGGAGACAGAGTCACCTCCTGCCTCACCCCTACGAATGACCCTTCCCTCAAATGTCTCCCCAGATCCACTTCCTGAAGCAAGGCTGTGGTGAAGACAAGATCTGTCAGAGCAATCTGCAGCTGGTCCAAGCCCGCTTCTGTGCCCGGGTCAGCGACacggacttccagcctctgcccATGTGAGGGGGgcaagggggtggtggtggggggcggagggtgggggggtgggaaggcCAGAGTCCAAGGAAGAAAAGCAAGCCGCCGC
This Ursus arctos isolate Adak ecotype North America unplaced genomic scaffold, UrsArc2.0 scaffold_21, whole genome shotgun sequence DNA region includes the following protein-coding sequences:
- the ITGA7 gene encoding integrin alpha-7 isoform X3: MAGTPGGVSRGAPGICYLLGSLLAGLLAPRAVAFNLDVMGALRKEGEPGSLFGFSVALHRQLQPRPQSWLLVGAPQALALPGQQANRTGGLFACPLSLEETDCYRVDIDHGADVQKESKENQWLGVSVRSQGPGGKIVTCAHRYEARQRVDQILETRDVIGRCFVLSQDLAIRDELDGGEWKFCEGRPQGHEQFGFCQQGTAAAFSPDSHYLLFGAPGTYNWKGTARVELCAQGSADLAHLDDGPYEAGGLLFVTNIDSSDPDQLVYKTLDPADRLPGPAGDLALNSYLGFSIDSGKGLVRAEELSFVAGAPRANHKGAVVILRKDSASRLVPEVMLSGERLTSGFGYSLAVADLNNDGWTDLVVGAPYFFERQEELGGAVYVYMNQGGHWAGVSPLRICGSPDSMFGISLAVLGDINQDGFADIAVGAPFDGDGKVFIYHGSSLGVVIKPSQVLEGEAVGMKSFGYSLSGGLDVDGNRYPDLLVGSLDDTAVLFRARPVLHVSHEVFIAPRAIDLGQPNCAAGHSVCVDLRVCFSYIATPSSYSPIVALDYVLDGDTDRRLRGQVPRVTFLSRGPDDPKHQASGTVWLKHQHDRVCGDTMFQLQENVKDKLRPIVVTLSYTLQTPRLRRQAPGQGLPPVAPILNAHQPSTQRTEIHFLKQGCGEDKICQSNLQLVQARFCARVSDTDFQPLPMDADGTTALFALSGQPVIGLELTVTNLPSDPARPQADGDDAHEAQLLVTLPASLHYSGVRALDPAEKPLCLSNENASHVECELGNPMKRGAQVTFYLTLGTSGITIETTELEVELLLATISKQELQPISVRARVFIELPLSITGVAIPQQLFFSGVVRGESAMKSERDIGSKVKYEVTVSNQGQSLNTLGSAFLNIMWPHEIANGKWLLYPMRVELEAGQAPGQKGLCSPRPNILQLDVDSRDRRRRELGQPEPEKDPEQPEPSTSWWPVASAEKKRNITLDCARGTANCLVFSCPLYSFDRAAVLHVWGRLWNSTFLEEYSAVKSLEVIVRANITVKSSIKNLLLRDASTVIPVMVYLDPVAVVAEGVPWWVILLAVLAGLLVLALLVLLLWKMGFFKRARYPEATVPQYHAVKIPREDRQQFKEEKTGTILRNNWGSPRREGPDAHPILAADGHPEPGSDGHPVSGTA
- the ITGA7 gene encoding integrin alpha-7 isoform X2 — its product is MAGTPGGVSRGAPGICYLLGSLLAGLLAPRAVAFNLDVMGALRKEGEPGSLFGFSVALHRQLQPRPQSWLLVGAPQALALPGQQANRTGGLFACPLSLEETDCYRVDIDHGADVQKESKENQWLGVSVRSQGPGGKIVTCAHRYEARQRVDQILETRDVIGRCFVLSQDLAIRDELDGGEWKFCEGRPQGHEQFGFCQQGTAAAFSPDSHYLLFGAPGTYNWKGTARVELCAQGSADLAHLDDGPYEAGGEKEQDPRLIPVPANSYFGLLFVTNIDSSDPDQLVYKTLDPADRLPGPAGDLALNSYLGFSIDSGKGLVRAEELSFVAGAPRANHKGAVVILRKDSASRLVPEVMLSGERLTSGFGYSLAVADLNNDGWTDLVVGAPYFFERQEELGGAVYVYMNQGGHWAGVSPLRICGSPDSMFGISLAVLGDINQDGFADIAVGAPFDGDGKVFIYHGSSLGVVIKPSQVLEGEAVGMKSFGYSLSGGLDVDGNRYPDLLVGSLDDTAVLFRARPVLHVSHEVFIAPRAIDLGQPNCAAGHSVCVDLRVCFSYIATPSSYSPIVALDYVLDGDTDRRLRGQVPRVTFLSRGPDDPKHQASGTVWLKHQHDRVCGDTMFQLQENVKDKLRPIVVTLSYTLQTPRLRRQAPGQGLPPVAPILNAHQPSTQRTEIHFLKQGCGEDKICQSNLQLVQARFCARVSDTDFQPLPMDADGTTALFALSGQPVIGLELTVTNLPSDPARPQADGDDAHEAQLLVTLPASLHYSGVRALDPAEKPLCLSNENASHVECELGNPMKRGAQVTFYLTLGTSGITIETTELEVELLLATISKQELQPISVRARVFIELPLSITGVAIPQQLFFSGVVRGESAMKSERDIGSKVKYEVTVSNQGQSLNTLGSAFLNIMWPHEIANGKWLLYPMRVELEAGQAPGQKGLCSPRPNILQLDVDSRDRRRRELGQPEPEKDPEQPEPSTSWWPVASAEKKRNITLDCARGTANCLVFSCPLYSFDRAAVLHVWGRLWNSTFLEEYSAVKSLEVIVRANITVKSSIKNLLLRDASTVIPVMVYLDPVAVVAEGVPWWVILLAVLAGLLVLALLVLLLWKCGFFHRSSQSSSFPTNYHRAHLAVQPSAVEAGGPGTVGSQGRCPWPRTFGPSWSFSCCQ
- the ITGA7 gene encoding integrin alpha-7 isoform X4, producing the protein MAGTPGGVSRGAPGICYLLGSLLAGLLAPRAVAFNLDVMGALRKEGEPGSLFGFSVALHRQLQPRPQSWLLVGAPQALALPGQQANRTGGLFACPLSLEETDCYRVDIDHGADVQKESKENQWLGVSVRSQGPGGKIVTCAHRYEARQRVDQILETRDVIGRCFVLSQDLAIRDELDGGEWKFCEGRPQGHEQFGFCQQGTAAAFSPDSHYLLFGAPGTYNWKGTARVELCAQGSADLAHLDDGPYEAGGEKEQDPRLIPVPANSYFGLLFVTNIDSSDPDQLVYKTLDPADRLPGPAGDLALNSYLGFSIDSGKGLVRAEELSFVAGAPRANHKGAVVILRKDSASRLVPEVMLSGERLTSGFGYSLAVADLNNDGWTDLVVGAPYFFERQEELGGAVYVYMNQGGHWAGVSPLRICGSPDSMFGISLAVLGDINQDGFADIAVGAPFDGDGKVFIYHGSSLGVVIKPSQVLEGEAVGMKSFGYSLSGGLDVDGNRYPDLLVGSLDDTAVLFRARPVLHVSHEVFIAPRAIDLGQPNCAAGHSVCVDLRVCFSYIATPSSYSPIVALDYVLDGDTDRRLRGQVPRVTFLSRGPDDPKHQASGTVWLKHQHDRVCGDTMFQLQENVKDKLRPIVVTLSYTLQTPRLRRQAPGQGLPPVAPILNAHQPSTQRTEIHFLKQGCGEDKICQSNLQLVQARFCARVSDTDFQPLPMDADGTTALFALSGQPVIGLELTVTNLPSDPARPQADGDDAHEAQLLVTLPASLHYSGVRALDPAEKPLCLSNENASHVECELGNPMKRGAQVTFYLTLGTSGITIETTELEVELLLATISKQELQPISVRARVFIELPLSITGVAIPQQLFFSGVVRGESAMKSERDIGSKVKYEVTVSNQGQSLNTLGSAFLNIMWPHEIANGKWLLYPMRVELEAGQAPGQKGLCSPRPNILQLDVDSRDRRRRELGQPEPEKDPEQPEPSTSWWPVASAEKKRNITLDCARGTANCLVFSCPLYSFDRAAVLHVWGRLWNSTFLEEYSAVKSLEVIVRANITVKSSIKNLLLRDASTVIPVMVYLDPVAVVAEGVPWWVILLAVLAGLLVLALLVLLLWKCGFFHRSSQSSSFPTNYHRAHLAVQPSAVEAGGPGTVGWDSSSGRGTPRPPCPSTTR